From the Leptospira biflexa serovar Patoc strain 'Patoc 1 (Paris)' genome, one window contains:
- the queF gene encoding preQ(1) synthase: MSEKKSESSYEDKQDHIPAWTTPAIEWFANVYAGKEYNIEFTIPEFTAVCPKTGLPDFGTIYIEYIPREKCAELKSLKEYMMAYRNVGIFHENVVNKILEDFVKAIDPLYAKVIGDYNVRGGVKTVVKREYKA, encoded by the coding sequence ATGTCGGAAAAAAAATCAGAATCTTCTTATGAGGACAAACAAGACCATATCCCGGCTTGGACCACCCCTGCGATCGAATGGTTTGCCAATGTTTATGCCGGTAAAGAATACAATATCGAATTTACCATCCCTGAATTCACTGCCGTTTGCCCCAAAACGGGTCTACCTGACTTTGGAACCATCTACATTGAATACATTCCCAGGGAAAAATGTGCTGAATTAAAATCTCTGAAAGAATACATGATGGCCTACCGAAATGTAGGCATTTTCCACGAAAATGTAGTCAATAAAATCTTGGAAGACTTTGTCAAAGCCATCGATCCTCTCTATGCCAAGGTCATTGGTGATTATAATGTTCGCGGTGGAGTGAAAACGGTAGTGAAACGAGAGTACAAAGCATAA
- a CDS encoding ferredoxin, whose protein sequence is MRKAYVDKDNCTSCNQCADNLPKYFMMDEDDLSQTHLAGSDINDAMIPEEDTKKVQKEMDECPGECIHWKKH, encoded by the coding sequence ATGAGAAAGGCTTATGTAGACAAAGACAATTGTACTTCTTGCAACCAATGCGCTGATAATTTGCCCAAGTATTTTATGATGGATGAAGATGATTTATCCCAAACTCACTTAGCTGGATCTGACATTAATGATGCAATGATCCCAGAAGAAGATACAAAAAAGGTGCAAAAGGAAATGGATGAGTGTCCTGGTGAATGCATCCATTGGAAAAAACACTAA
- a CDS encoding SemiSWEET transporter, with translation MENLIGYVAAFLTTVSFLPQVLRVVMTKQTRDISRNMYIMFFLGVVLWFVYGILRSDLPIILANVVTLFFVTIILYYKLTEGNQT, from the coding sequence ATGGAAAACCTAATTGGGTATGTGGCAGCATTTTTAACAACGGTTTCCTTTTTGCCCCAAGTCTTACGAGTCGTCATGACAAAACAAACAAGGGACATCAGCCGGAATATGTACATCATGTTTTTTTTGGGTGTGGTGTTATGGTTTGTGTATGGGATACTCCGTTCTGATTTACCCATCATCCTTGCCAATGTAGTCACATTATTTTTTGTAACGATCATTCTATACTATAAACTCACAGAAGGGAATCAAACATGA